Within Streptomyces roseirectus, the genomic segment GGGTAGCCGGTGCGGCCCTCCCGCCACGCCTCGGTGTCCTCGCGGGCGTCCTTCCCGGTGCGCCAGCGGTCGTGTTTCGTGCGGTAGTCGGCGCAGGCCGCGTCGGGGCGGGCGGCGAGGACCTGGCGGTGGAAGTCGCGCCAGGCGAGCTGCCGCAGGAACGCCTCCCCGCCCGGTCCGCGCACCGTGCGGGCCAGGTGGACGAGTTCCACCGGGGAGAGCGTCCCGAGGTGCAGGTGCGGGGAGAGCCGGGAGGTGGCGTCGGGCGCGAACTCGTCGCGCCGCTCCCCGTACGTGTGCACCCCGTCGCGCAGCCAGGCCGCGAGCCGCGCCCGGCCCGCCGTCTCCCCGCCCTCGTCCTCGCTCTCGCCCTTGGTCCGCGGGAGCGGTTCGGAGGCGAGGCCGTCCGGGACGCGTACGGTGTGCGGCGCGGGGAGCGGGTCGCGCAGCGGGGTGGTCGCCCAGCGGCGGTGGTACGGCGTGAAGACGGCGAAGTGGTCCGAGCCGGCCGGGAGGACGGCGCCCGGCGCGATCACGGTGTTGACGGTGTCGTGGACGTGCGCGCGCAGCCCCGTCCGCCGCAGCCGCTCCTCGCGGCGCCGCGCGTACCGGCTCACGTCGGCGGCCAGGTGCACCTCGCCGGCGCCGGTCTCCTCGGCCACCCGCCGGACCTCCTCGGCCACGTCACCGCGCCGCAGGACCAGCCGTCCGCCCCGCTCCCGCAGCCCGGCGTCGAGGTCGCGCAGGCTCTCCGCGAGGAACGCGAGCCGCCGCTGCCCCGCCCGCACCGCCGGGTCCAGGACGAACAGCGGGACGATCTCGCGGGCGCTGTCCAGGGCGGCCCGCAGCGGGGGGTGGTCGTGCAGGCGCAGGTCGGAGGTGAACAGGACGACCGAGACGTTCATGGCGCGTACTCCGGTGAGCGGGACGGGATGCTTCCGTCCTTCCCTTCCGCGCTCCGGCCCCGGCCGGATGCACCCGGTCTCAGGTCGGTGTGCCCTCGGGGGCGAGGAGGCCGGTCACGGCCCGTGCCGTCTCCCGGTGCCACAGGCGGTGGTGGCGCAGCATCGCGTGGTCGCCGCCGGTGACGAGGGTGAGGTCGGCGTGGGCGGCGACGTCCCGGGCGCGGCGGACGAGGTCGGCGGTGTCGGCGGGTGAGGTGACGTGGTCGCGGTCGCCGTGCAGGGCCAGCAGGCGCCGTCCCGCCGTCTGTTCGACCGGCTCGCCGCGCGGCCACCAGGGGGCGAGGCCGACGACCGCGTGGACCAGGGGGTGTCCGGCGGCGTGCAGTGCGGCCCGGCCGCCCATGGAGTGGCCGACCAGCACGGTCGGTACGGGGCCGGCGAGGGCGGCGAGTTCGTCCAGGGCGCGGCGCGTGTCGTGCACGGGGTCGGCGTCCGTGCCGTTCCAGCCGCGCACCCGGTAGCGGACCCGGGCCACCAGCACGTCGTCCGCCAACTCCCCGGCCAGGGACCGCACGACGGGGTCCATCCGCAGGGCGGCGAGCTGCCAGGACCGGGCGGGGCGCACGCCCTTGACCTGGCCGCCGTGCAGGACGAGGACGGCGGCGCGGGGGCGGACGGAGGTCCGGTGCAGAAGCAGCGCGGGCCCCGTCACGGGCTGTTCGAGCACCGTCGCCTCTCTTCCTTCCGGTTCCGTCCTTGCCGGTCGAACGTCCGGCCACCCCGCAGCGTTCCCGCGCGTCACACCGTTCACGCGTCGGGCGCGCCGCTCACCGCCTCGGTGACTTCGTCCGTCGTCGCCGGGCCCGCTCACTCCAGGGGTTCGTAGGTGAACCAGTCGACGTGGACGGTGCCGTGCGCCGCGTATGTGCCGATGACCCGGCCGGTGAAGCCGCCGGCGACCTCCGTGGAGAGGTAACGGCCGTCCAGAGTGGCGAGTTCGGTGAAGGTGCCGTCGGGGGACTCGGTGCCGAGGGTGATCGTGTCGGGGCCGGTGCGGGGGCCGCCGGGCGGTGCGGGGGTCACGTCGACGCGGAGGGTGACCGGGCCCGGCGGGAGCGCGCGGGTCGCCACGACCGGGTCCAGCGTGCCGACGCGGGCCCGGACGCGAACCTCGCCGTCCCCGGCCTCGATGGCGTAGTGGTGCCGCTCGTCGAGGCGGACGGCGAGACCGCCGGTGCCCTGTGCGACGTCGACCAGGGCGCGGGCCCGGCAGGCGAGGTGCTGCTGGCGGCGGCCGAGGAACGTCACGCCGGTGTCGTCCAGGGAGGCGCCCCGGGCGTGGAGGGTGAGCCAGCCGGGGCGTTCCCCGGTGGTGCAGTCCGCCGGGGAACGGTGGCGCGGGGAGACCCAGTACGGGGCGAGGCCGGTGTCGTCGAAGTCGTCGCGGGACGGCTCGGCGGTGTGCGGGCCGTCGATGTGCTCGCCGACGACCGGCCAGCCGTCCTCCCAGGTCACGGGGGCGAGGAACGTCTCGCGGCCGAGGACGTGCCAGCCGGGGGTGCCGCCACGCGCGCGGACGCCGAGGTGCACCATCCACCAGGTGCCGTCGGGGGCCTCGACCAGGTCGGCGTGGCCGGTGTTCTGGACGGGGTGGCGGGTGCCCCGGTGGGTCAGGACGGGGTTGGCGGGGCAGGGCTCGAACGGGCCGTCGGGGGCGGGGCCCCGGGCGATGGAGACGGCGTGGCCGCGTTCGGTGCCGCCCTCGGCGATCAGGAGGTACCAGTACGCGCCGATGCGGTGGAGGTGGGGTGCCTCGGGGGCGAGCGCGCCGGGTGTGCCGGACCAGATCTTCCGGGCGGGGCCCAGGGTTTCGCCGGTTTTCGGGTCGATGCGGTACTGGCTGACGCCGGCGACCGTGCACCAGCAGGTGCCGTCCTCGTCCCAGGCGAGGTCGGGGTCGATGCCGTGCACGTCGGGCAGGAACACCGGGTCCGACCAGGGGCCCGCCGGGTCGGTGGCGGTCACGATCAGGTTGCCGTCGCCGCTGACGTTGGTGACGATCAGCCAGAACAGGCCGTCGTGGTGGCGGAGCGTGGGGGCGTAGAGGCCGCCGGAGGACGCCGTGTCGGGCGGGAGCCGCAGCTGGGTCGGCCTGTCGAGGGCGTTGCCGATCTGCGTCCAGTGCACCAGGTCCCGGCTGTGGAAGACCGGGACGCCTGGGTAGTACTCGAAGCTGGAGCAGGCGAGGTAGTAGTCCTCGCCGACCCGGCAGACGCTGGGATCGGGGTGGAAACCGGAGATCACGGGGTGGGTGCCGACCATGGGACGCATGATCTCCGGGGGCGTCACAGCTTGGCAAGTGTCGTGCGGGAGTTGAGAAAGTTTCGCAGGAAACCGCCTGCGTCGCGCGGTGAGAAAGTTTCCAGGTCGACTCTCCGGCAGAGCACGAGCCGACGGACGCTCCGGCGGCCCGCCAGGGAACACCGTCCCGGAGTCAGGGGTTGTCACATCGGGCAGGCTTGCCTGGTCCTGTCTGTGCAGTGGTCGTGTCGGTCCGTTCGAGGAGGGTTCCATGGTTCGGCAGACTCCGTTGGTGCTGGATCCGACCGGTGTCGGGCGGGAGGGCGAGCTGCGGGAGTTACGGGCTCGGGGAGCGGTGGCCCGGGTGGACGTGCTGGGGGTGGAGGCGTGGGCGGTGTCGGATCCGGGGCTTATCAAGGCGTTGCTGACGAGTCCGAACGTGTCCAAGGACGCGCGGGCGCACTGGCCTGAGTTCGCGGAGGTGGTGCCCCGGTGGCCGCTCGCCCTGTGGGTGGCGGTGGAGAACATGTTCACGGCGTACGGAGGGAATCACCGCAGGCTGCGGCAGTTGGTGGCGCCGTCGTTCACGGCCCGGCGGATCAAGGCGCTGGTGCCGACGGTGGAGGGCATGGTCAGCGAGCTGGTGGCGGCCCTGCCCGTCGGCGCGGACCCCGTCGACCTGCGGGAACGTCTCGCGTACCCCCTCCCCATCGCCGTCATCAGCCACCTGTTGGGCGTCCCGGCGGAGCAGGCGCACGGCTTCCGGGACGTCGTGGACGGCGTCTTCGACACGACGCTGACCCCGGAGCAGGCGCAGGCGAACACGGCGCTGCTGTACGAGCGCCTCGAGCGGTTGATCCGGACGAAGCGCGCGGCGCCGCAGGATGATCTGACCTCGCAGTTCATCGCGGCGAGGGACGACGACGGCACCGGCTTCTCCGGCGAGGAGCTGCTGGGCACGCTGGTGCTGATGCTGAGCGCGGGCTACGAGACGACGGTGAACGTCATCGACCAGGCGATCACCCTCCTGCTGACCCACCCCGACCAGCTGGCCCTGGTCAGAAGCGGCGAGCGGGAGTGGAAGGACGTCGTCGAGGAGACCCTGCGCCTGGAGCCGTCCGTCACCCACCTCCCGTTGCGCTACGCCCTCACCGACATCGAGGTCCCCGGCGTCGGCACGATCGCGAAGGGCGACGCGATCCTCGCCTCGTACGGCGCCGCGAACCGCCACCCCGGCCTGCACGGCGAGAGCGCGGACGTCTTCGACGTGACCCGCGCCGACAAGGAGCACCTGGCCTTCGGGTACGGCGTCCACTACTGCCTGGGCGCCCCGCTGGCGCGGCTGGAGGTCACCGAGGCCCTGCGTCAGCTCTTCGCCCGCTTCCCCGACGTCCGTCTCGCCGTCCCGCCGGGCGAACTGCGTCCGCTGGCCTCGCTGATCAGCAACGGCCATCAGGAACTCCCGGTCCACCTGGGGGCGCCGGCCGCCGTCCCCCTGCGGTGAACTCGTTGTCCGGAAGGTCTGTCGGAGGACCCCCATAGCCTCCACAATCAGGCGCATGACGATCAGCGCGGGCGTTGCGCCCCGGCACGGCACCCCCCTCGATCTGCTGCGGGGTCTCCTGACGGGCGCGGTGATCGGGGTGTCGCTCGCGGGGTTCGTCGTCGGGGTCGTCGTCGAGCGGGTGCCGCTGTTCGTGACCGCGCTGGTGCTGCCGGCGGTCTACGGGCTGCTGGTCTTCCTCACGGGTGTCCCGCGCCGGGCCCGGGAGGCGGCCGTGGTGCCGTGCACGGCGCTCGGGGTGATCGAGGACGTGGAGGCGCGCGCGGGCCGGACGACGGACGTGCCGGTGCGGTTCGAGCTGACCGTGGTGCCGGACGACGCGCCCGCGTTCCGGGTCCGGTTCAGCCAGGACGTCCACGTCTCGGAGCTGCCCGACTACCGGCCGCGCGGGGTGGTCGTCGTCACCTATCCGCCGGACCGGCCGTGGACGGCGCGGATCGTGCGGCGGCCGACGCCTCGGTGGGAGGAGCGGGCCGCCGCCGCGTTCCTGGACTCGGCGCCGGGTCCGGTGCTGGAGAGCGACGAGCGGGAGGGGTGCGCGGCCGGGCTCGTCACGCTCCTCGCGCTGCTGCTGGGCGCGGCGGCCGTCGTCCTCCTGTTCCGGGCCGACCTGTTCGGCTCCGGCGCGGAGGCGGGCGCGCCGGCGGCGTCCCGGTCGGAGACCAGCGTCGTGACGTCGGCGGACGCGACGGTCTCCCTCGGCCCCGGCCAGTCGATGCTCGACCCCGGTGAACTGCGGCGCTCCGTGGACGCGTTGGCGCGGGGCGGAACCGGGCACGAGGCGCTGAGCGTCGTCGTGCGGGAACGGCTGCTGACGGTCGTCTTCGCGCCCAGTGACGCGAAGGGCACCGGCTTCGACCTCCGCTCACTGCCCTACGACCGCATTCCCGGCCTGGTCGAGGAGGCGGGGGACGGCCTCGGGGCCCGGCGGAGCTGGCGGGTCGACGCCGGCGGCACCGGCGCGGCGGTGACGCTCCGGGTCACGGTGACCGGCACCGGCGGCACGCGCTCGCTGGAGGCGGACGGGCGCGGCGACGTCGTACGGCGCGACGGCCGCTGAGGAGGGCGCGTGGGCGGGTATCTGGTGGGGTGGTGCGCGGTGCTGGGGGTGGCCGCGCTGGCCGGGTACGGCAGGTCGCTGGCCGGGCTGACGCGGGCGCAGCGGGCGGTGCGGGCGACGGGGCGGATCGTGCGGGTGCGGGAGCCCCGGCACGGGGGTTCGCGCCGGGGCGGCGTCTCCGTTGTCGTCGCGTACACCGATCCGGCGACCGGGGGCGAGGTGGTGGTGACGAACGAGGGCGAGCGCGGGGACGTGATCACGGCGGCGTGGCCGGGCCGGGAGATCGGGGTCAGCCATCCGCCGGGCAGGCCGCACGCCTACCGGTTCACGACCGCCCCCGGGGAGCCGGGACGGGGGCTGGGGTGGCCGAACTTCGCGGTGTTCCTGATCTACGCGGGGGTGGTGGTGTACCTCGCGGTGGAGCGGGCGTGGCCGTGGGCGCTGGTCGGGTTCTGCGGGCTGTGGGCGCTGTTCGGGCTGGCGTACGTGCCGGGGAGCGTGCGGGCGAGCAGGCGGCGGGCGGCGCGGCTGGCGGCGATGGAGACCGTCCCCGGGAAGGTGGTCGCGGTCCTCAAGGACGTCAGCGACGACTCCGAGGGCGGCACGATGACCACCATCACGCCGGTCGTCTCCTTCACGACCGCCGACGGGACGACCGTCACGGCGCACTGCGAGTCCGGGATCCCCCGGCCGAAGGACGCGTACGGGCGGGACGTCCTCGTCCACTACACGCCCGGTGACCCCGCCGACTTCACGCTCGATCTCGCGGGCGAGCGGCGTGCCGAGCGGCGGGAGGTGCCGTTCGTGCTGCTGGCGCTGGCCGTCCTTGTGGGGGCGGCGGTCACGGGGGCGGTGCTGCTGGTCTGAAACAGCCCGGTCCGCGCGGTGACCAACGGGCCTGTTTCTCCCTCTTCACAGGTGACCGAACCTACTGGGGGAACGATGAAGAGGGCCATGGCCACCGCCGTCGCCGGTCTCCTGCTGTGCGGATGCGCGGGCGCTGCGGACGCGGGCGGCTCCGCGCACACCCCCCGCAGGACCACGTCCGCCGCCCCGAGTCCGGCGGCGCCCGCCGTCCGGCCCAGCCTGATCCTCAACGGCGAGACCGACGCCCGACCCGGTGAGCTGGTCCACCTGATGCTGTACGGCGTGGGGCGCGCGCAGGGCGGGGACGCGGTCGTCGCCCGCTCGCCCGCGCTGGCCGGTCCGGTGCGGCTGAGCTGGGAGGACGACCACTTCTGGGCGCTGGCGGCGCTGAAGATGACGAACCGGCCCGGCCGCTACCCCCTGACGGTCGAGGTGCGCGGCCGTGCCGTCGCGAAGGACGCCGTCCAGGTCGTGCGGTCCCAGCGGCCCTCCTTCACGATCCCCGAGGCGCGGGACGTGCTGCGGCCCGGTCAGCCGGTGTGGCTGGGCTTCGACGACCTGTACCCCGGCGAGCGGGGCACCGACTTCACCGTCCGCTCGGCCGCGCTGTCCGCGCCGGTGCGGCTCGTCCACGACGACGCCACCGACTTCTACAACCCGCGCGCGTTCTCCGCTCGGCCGGCGCTCCGGCAGGGCCTCGCGGACGGCACCTACACCGTCGGGCTGTACGGTCCCGACGGCCGCCGCATCGCCACGCGGCACGTGAAGGTCCGCGCGGCCCGCCCCGGCGACCGGGACTACCTGGGCAAGGCGTCCGGACCCGACCTCTTCGACCCCGGCCAGAGCTACTGGGGCGACGCACCCCCGTTCCGTCCGGCCGCCGGGGGCCGCGTCTCCGTCATGTGGCACGACGACTACCCGGACCCCGGCGAGGAGACCCGCCTCACGGCAGTGTCCCCCGCCTTCACCGGGCCGCTCCGGCTGCGCCACGACGACAGCAAAGGCGCCGACGGCGACTCCCCCCGCTTCTCCGGCACCGCCACAATCCGCCCCGACCTCAAGCCCGGCCGGTACCCGGTGACGGTCGTCGCGCACCATGGGCGGGTGAAGAGGACGGGGTATGTGACGGTGACGGGGCGGCGGGCTTCGGCCGGGACGGTGAGGGGGCGGTGAGCCTCGGCCACGACGGTGAGGGGGCGGTGAGCCTCGGCCACGACGGTGAGGGGGCGGCCGGCCACGGCCACGACGGTGAGGGGCCGGGCGGGCCACGGCCACGACGCTGACGGACCGACCGGCCACGGCCGTGACGGCCGGTGAGCCTCGGCCGTGACGCCTCAGCGCCGGGGCGCCGCCCGTCGGCCTCGCTGGGCCGCTGCCTGCCGGTCGCCTCCCCGGCGCCCGCTGCCCACCGGCCCGCCGCTTCTCCCGGCCCGCGTGCTCTCCCCTCACCCCCTGAGCACCCCGCGCCCCCCGGTGCCAGAATGGCCGGCGGTACACGGCTGACCTGCCCCGGAAGTGACGATGGCCGGCATCCAAGCGGGTGGCTTCACCAGTCCGGCGCGGGTGGGGGGCGTTCGAGGGGGCGGTGTGTTGGCGGCAGTTGGGGGACCTGACGGTGATCGATCTGAGGGCGGAGCGGTTCAGTACCCGCTACAAGCCCGGTACGGATCCGCCCACTAGGGTGAGGCCAAGTGGACAGTGATCCGATACGGAGAACGTAGCGGACGAATGTCCGGTTGATCAAGGGTCACGGGAGCGGGCCCGGGAGGAGGAATCGTGGAGCCGCGGCACGAGGGGCCCCAGCGCTCGGACGCGCAGCGCAACCGTGAGCGCATCCTGGAGGTCGCACTGGTCGAGCTGTCCCGCTCGGCGGACGTCCCGATGAGTGTGATCGCCAAGAAGGCGGGGGTCGGACAGGGCACGCTCTACCGCAACTTCCCCCACCGCGAGGCCCTTGTCCTGGAGGTGTACCGGCACGAGGTGAGCCAGGTGACCGACCGCGCGGCCGAACTCCTCAAGACCTCGCCGCCCGACCAGGCCCTGCGCGCCTGGATGGACCGCCTCGCCCGTTTCATCATGGCGAAGACCGGCCTCGCCGAGGCCCTGCGCCAGGCCGCCACCACCCCCGGCGGCGACTTCTCGGGCTACTCCCCGGTCGTCGAGTCGATCCAGCTCCTCCTCAACGCCAACCACGAGGCCGGCACCATCCGCCCCGGCGTGACCACCGACGACTTCCTCCTCGCCATCGCCGGCATCTGGCAGATCGACGTCCGCGGCGACTGGCACGCCCAGGCCACCCGTCTCCTGGACATCATCATGGACGGCTTGCTCACGGGAGCGCCGGGACGGCGGGACCAGGGCTCCCCGCACTGACCGGACAGCAGTCCACTACAACCCCGAGTATCGGACACCTGTCCGCTTCCCGCGCCAGCGTCCGCGCCACCCCCACCACCTCGTCGTCCCCCACCGCCCCCGGCGCCACCGGCCCCTCCCCCGTGCTCGCGTACGTCAGCACCCAGGTCCGCGCCCCCGCGTTCCACACCGTGAACGTGACGTTCTGGTGCGCCTGCGTCTGGTAGGCGGTCTCCCGGAACGCCCGCTCCCCCAGCCCGCTCACGGTGTCGACGCGGACGCCGCTCATCCCGGCCGGTGCCGGGTCCGCGCGCAGGGAGTACGCGGCGGCCAGCTCGGCGGCGTAGGGGCGGGTGGCCGGGGTGAGGGAGACCGACCCGCTGCCGTCGGGGGAGGTGTAGGCGCAGACGTCCGGCGCGGTGCCCTTGTCGGGTCCGACCTGCGCGGTGAAGCGGGCGCCGGGGACGAGTTCCCGGGCGGCGTCCGCCGTCAGGGCGGCGCACAGGCGGGACGGCAGCAGCGTCCGCATCGCGCCGGGGGAGCCGGGGGTGGGGCTCGTGGCCGCCGTGGTCGTGGAGGGGGCCGGGGAGTCGCAGGCGCTCAGCGGGGCGCAGGCCGCCAGGGTGAGCGCGGCGGCCGGGAGAAGGCGGCGCACCGTCATCGGGGTCTCGTTCCTGTGGGCGCCCGGGGGATCCGGGTCAGGACCAGACGTGGTAGGTCCCGTAGTCCTGGACGGCGATGTTGCTCGTCCACCTGCCCCAGCGTTCGTTCGGGGACCAGGTGTAGAAGTGCGGCTTGGCGTTGATGTCGCCCGGGGAGGGCAGGCAGGGCTTGCCGGTGGAGTGGTAGACGCCCTGGTAGGCGCCCTGCGTCCAGCGGCGTTCGACGACCTGGATGGGCGCGGCGAACTGGCCGGGCTTCATGGTGATCTGCCAGGTGTAGGTGGTCGTGGTGGAGCCGCTGCGGTTGTAGGAGGGGGTCAGCCCGGTGCCCCCGGCGCGTGCGCAGACCCGTGCCAGGGCCCGTGCGGTGTCGACGGTGTACCGCTGGAGGGGCACGTGCGCGCTGCTCGCGTACACGGTGGTGCCGTCGGCGGCGAAGGCGAGGGAATCGATCTCCTCGCCGGGTGTGGTGAGCGGTCCGCCGAGCGGCTGCTGGGTGGCGACGCCCCAGAGCTGGAGGCTCCCCGCGTCGCCGGCGACGGCGAGGGTGCGGCCGTCGGGGCTGAAGGCGAGGGCGCTGACGCCTTCGGAGGCGGTGAGGACGTCGCGCAGGATGCCCTCGCGGTGGCGCAGGTCGCGGTCCCAGAGGGTGACGCGGCCCGACTGGTCGCCGGCCGCGAGGAGCGAGCCGTCGGCGGTGAAGGCGAGCGCGCCGACCTCGTCGCCCTGCACGAGGTCGCGGGGTGCGGCCGGGCCCGAGGGCAGCCGGGCCGCCTTGCCGTCGCCGGCCAGCAGCCGGCCGTCGGGGCGTACGGCGAGGTGGCTCGCGCCGACGCCGTCGACGGTCAGGGTGCGGCGCCCGCGGGCGAGGTCCCACACCTCGTCGCGGACGTCGCCGGTGGGCGTGGAGCGGGCGACGTACAGGGTGCCGGTGCCGAGGGCGGTCGCCAGCACCGAGCCGCCGGGGAGGTCCAGCGTGGTGACGGGCCTGCCGCGCGGCAGGTCCCACACCGTCAGCGGCTGTGCCGCCGTCCGCCGGCCGGGGGGGCGGAGACGCCGTAGGCGAAGCGGGTGCCGTCGGGGCTGAACGCCAGCAGGGGGAGGGTGCCCGCCGGGTCGACGGGCAGGGCGGGGTCGGTGGAGACCGGGACGGCGGCCGGCGGGAGGGTGCGCAGGAGACGGCCGTCGGAGGTGGCGCGGAGGGTGACGGTGTAGTGGCCGCCGGTGCGGCGGGCGACGGCGTAGGCGCGGCCGTCGGGGCTCAGGCGCACGCCGTCGGCGGGTGGGCCCCAGGCGGTGGTGACGGCCGTCCCCGCGTCGACGGTGTGGACGGTGGCGCCCTCTAGGTAGCGCAGGGTGTGGCCGTCGTCGTCCCAGACCAGGCCGCCGTAGAGGTGCTGGTTGCCGAGGGCGTGCCGGAAGACGGGCAGGGCTGGGTCGGTGAGGCGCCAGACGCGTAGTTCGGTGGTGTCGGCGGTGGCGAGGAAGGCGCCGTCGGGGCTGAAGGAGGCGTCCTGCGTGTCTTTGTCGTCGGTGTCGGCGAGGCGGGTGCCGGTGGCGGTGTTCCAGACGCGGAAGCCCCTGTCCGTGCCGGCGGCCAGCCTGCCGTCGGTGAGGGCGAGGAAGCCGGTGTCGTCGCACAGGCGGTCGCGCTGCCAGGCGCCGGGCAGGGCGCGGCCGGTGGCGGTGTCCCAGAGCCGGGGTGCCCCGCCGGCGGGGCAGACGGCCACCCGGCGGCCGTCCGCGCCGAGCGCGGTGAGCGCGGGGCGGGTGGTCGTGGTCTCGAACAGGACGCGTCCGTCGCCGGCCCGGCGCAGCCGGACCCGGTCGCCCTCCGTGGTGAGGACGGCCCGGCCGTCGCGGGTGAAACTCGGGCGGACGGCGGCCCTCGGCGCGGGGCCGGCCCAGCGGCGGGTGGTGGTGTTCCACAGGCGGACGCGGCCGTCGGCGCCGGTGACCGCGAGCAGCCGGCCGTCCGCGCCGGCGGCGGTGACGGTGCCCGCCGGGACGCGGCCCGAGCCGGTGGCGCGGCGCCCCGGCACGTCCCAGGTGTGCCAGGCGGTGCCGTCGGCGCTGACGAGGGTGTGGCCGCCGTCGGCGAGGGCACGGTAGGGGCCGTCGCCGGGGGCCGGGTCCGTGAACGTGTCCGTCTCCGCCTGGTCGAGGGAGCCGAGCAGGGCGCGGCGCGTCTCGGGCAGACCGGCGATCCGCCAGGCGGCGGCGCCCAGCAGGAGCGCGGTGCGGGGGTCGGTGGTACGCAGCGCGTCGGCCACGTCGGCGACGCGGCGCGCGGCACTGTGGATCCGCTGGGTCCGCGCGGCCTCGTACTCACGCCGGACCACGAACGCCGTGCTCATCGCCACGGCGAGGACGGTGATCAGGGCGCCGGTGAGGACGCGGTGACGGCGGCCGATCCGGGCCGCGGCCCGCCGCTCGGCGTCCCGCGCGGCGAGGGCGGCGTTCAGGAAACGGCGTTCGGGGGTGGTGAGGACGGGGCCTGTGGGGTGAGCGGGGTTCGTGGGGCGGCCGGGGTCTGTGGGGTGGCCGGGGTTCTCGGAGTGTCCGGGACCCGTGAGGTGAGCAGGGCTCGTGGAGTGGTCGGGGCCCGTTGGGCGGAGGGGGGCCATGGGGCGGGCAGGGTTTTTGCGGCGACCGGGGCCTGTGAGGCGGGCAGGGTCTGTCGGGGGGGGCGGGACTCGCGAAGTGGGCGGGGCCCGTGCGGCCGGCATGGTCCGTGGGGTGGCCAGAACTCGCGGAGTGGTCGGGGCCCGTGAGATGAGCGCAGCTCACGGGATGGTCGGGGCTCGTGGGGTGGTCGGGGAACAGTTCCTCGGCGCGGGCGAGCAGCGTGCCCCGGTACAGGGCGCCGGGGTCCTCGTCGTGGTCGGCCCAGGCGCGGGCCGCCCCCGCCAGCATGCGGTGCTGGAGGAGGCGTTCGCGGTCGTCGTCGATCCAGGCGCGCAGGCGGGGCCAGCAGGTGAGGAGGGCGTCGTGGGTGAGGCGCAGGCCGTCCTCGTCGGCGGTGAGGAGGCGGGCGTCCGTCAGGTGTCCGGCGACGGCGGGGACGTCCGGGTGGGGCCACTGGGCGAGTTCGGCGCGGGTGAGCGGGCGGCTCGTGTCGGGGGTGCCCTGGCCCGGGACGACCATGCGTTCCAGGAGGAGGCGGGCGGCGTGCGCCTGTGCCGGGGCAGGGCCTCGTAGGTCTCCTCGGCGAGGGCGGCCAGGGCGCCGGGCACTCCGCCCGCGGTCTCGTGCGCGGCGAGGGTGAGGAGGCGGCCCCTGCGGCGGTGCCAGTTCTCCAGCAAGGCGTGGGAGAGCAGGGGCAGTGCGCCGGGGGCGTCGGCGGTCTCCTCCAGGAGACGGGCGGTCAGGGCCCGTTCGACGATCAGCCCCGCGTGCTGGGCGGGGCCGACCATGGCCTCCCGCAGCTCCCTCGCGGTCATCGGGGGGAGGGGCAGCCAGGGGTCCGCGAGGGCGGGGTGGTCGGCGCGGTGGGGGTGGAAGTCGGCGCGG encodes:
- a CDS encoding WD40 repeat domain-containing protein, whose amino-acid sequence is MAPLRPTGPDHSTSPAHLTGPGHSENPGHPTDPGRPTNPAHPTGPVLTTPERRFLNAALAARDAERRAAARIGRRHRVLTGALITVLAVAMSTAFVVRREYEAARTQRIHSAARRVADVADALRTTDPRTALLLGAAAWRIAGLPETRRALLGSLDQAETDTFTDPAPGDGPYRALADGGHTLVSADGTAWHTWDVPGRRATGSGRVPAGTVTAAGADGRLLAVTGADGRVRLWNTTTRRWAGPAPRAAVRPSFTRDGRAVLTTEGDRVRLRRAGDGRVLFETTTTRPALTALGADGRRVAVCPAGGAPRLWDTATGRALPGAWQRDRLCDDTGFLALTDGRLAAGTDRGFRVWNTATGTRLADTDDKDTQDASFSPDGAFLATADTTELRVWRLTDPALPVFRHALGNQHLYGGLVWDDDGHTLRYLEGATVHTVDAGTAVTTAWGPPADGVRLSPDGRAYAVARRTGGHYTVTLRATSDGRLLRTLPPAAVPVSTDPALPVDPAGTLPLLAFSPDGTRFAYGVSAPPAGGRRHSR